In Actinoplanes sp. NBC_00393, a single genomic region encodes these proteins:
- a CDS encoding ATP-binding cassette domain-containing protein, which yields MFHNLDIELNGGVTALLGPNGSGKTTLLRTLATVQPPRGGRLLIEGQEVRSESIARALRRRISYLPQRFGFEPGMRVRDFVRYGAWLRDLPPGDWADATAAALQHVGLTDESGVRMGRLSGGMRQRAAIAWAIVGRPGLVLLDEPTVGLDTQQRLRFRDTVANMPASTVLLSTHLIDDVDAICERVVVMHTGGIRFTGTTDELRALDDASMPGHTPLERAYMSLLPVQERRR from the coding sequence GTGTTCCATAACCTCGACATCGAACTGAACGGCGGCGTCACGGCGCTGCTCGGACCGAACGGATCCGGCAAGACCACCCTGTTACGGACGCTGGCCACGGTCCAGCCCCCACGCGGCGGACGCCTGCTGATCGAAGGGCAGGAAGTTCGGTCGGAGTCGATTGCCCGGGCACTGCGCCGCCGCATTTCCTACCTGCCGCAGCGGTTCGGGTTCGAGCCCGGCATGCGGGTTCGGGACTTCGTACGGTACGGCGCATGGCTGCGCGATCTGCCGCCCGGCGACTGGGCGGACGCCACGGCCGCAGCCCTGCAACACGTCGGGCTCACCGACGAGTCCGGAGTGAGGATGGGTCGCCTGTCCGGCGGGATGCGTCAGCGGGCCGCGATCGCCTGGGCCATCGTCGGCCGGCCAGGGCTGGTACTTCTCGACGAGCCGACCGTCGGACTCGACACGCAGCAACGGCTGCGGTTCCGGGACACCGTCGCGAACATGCCCGCCTCGACGGTGCTGCTGAGCACCCACCTCATCGACGACGTCGACGCGATCTGCGAACGAGTGGTGGTCATGCATACCGGCGGGATCCGGTTCACCGGAACGACCGATGAGCTGCGGGCGCTGGACGACGCGTCCATGCCCGGCCACACGCCGCTTGAGCGTGCGTACATGAGCCTGTTGCCAGTGCAGGAGCGTCGCCGATGA
- a CDS encoding PQQ-dependent sugar dehydrogenase, which yields MSRRRRPAATLAGLLVLVLSALLLASVPAAGTSRSRAVPLSELTVVTEQVAFGLQRPIAITGLPDGRMLIAEKNGTVRAYHPDTGLAAEPVLDLSARIDTSDNERGLLGITPAPNFARTGMLYVAYTSLPAGALTLARLPISAPQRLQVLLTQEHAEYGNHNGGQVAFGRDGYLYWSTGDGGHANDPYKAGQDLGTLLGKIVRIDVNRACGAKPYCVPSTNPFVRTPGARPEIWLYGLRNPWRFSVDIDNSLWIGDVGQGLVEEINHIRPWQGGANLGWSCKEGTPVFDVEQCRPGVRYVDPVFEYEHFLTESCSVIGGVVYRGSRTPEAWGTYIASDYCAPRVYAVRPQRDGSYETATIGNFPTQPTAIGADVHGELYVLSDYPGWLSRVRFERVPPVPGEGATTR from the coding sequence ATGTCGCGACGTCGTCGCCCGGCCGCCACGCTGGCCGGCCTGCTCGTTCTGGTCCTGTCGGCGCTGCTGCTGGCCTCGGTGCCGGCGGCCGGCACCTCCCGCAGCCGTGCGGTGCCGCTCAGCGAGCTGACCGTGGTGACCGAACAGGTGGCTTTCGGGCTGCAGCGTCCGATCGCGATCACCGGGCTGCCGGACGGCCGGATGCTGATCGCGGAGAAGAACGGCACGGTCCGCGCCTATCATCCCGACACCGGCCTGGCGGCCGAGCCGGTGCTCGACCTGAGCGCCCGCATCGACACGTCGGACAACGAGCGGGGCCTGCTCGGCATCACGCCCGCGCCGAACTTCGCCCGGACCGGGATGCTCTACGTGGCCTACACGAGTCTGCCGGCCGGCGCGCTGACTCTGGCGCGACTGCCCATCAGCGCCCCGCAACGGCTGCAGGTGCTGCTCACCCAGGAGCACGCCGAGTACGGCAACCACAACGGCGGGCAGGTGGCGTTCGGCCGCGACGGCTACCTGTACTGGTCCACCGGCGACGGCGGCCACGCGAACGACCCGTACAAGGCCGGTCAGGACCTCGGCACCCTGCTCGGCAAGATCGTGCGCATCGACGTGAACCGCGCCTGCGGGGCGAAGCCGTACTGCGTGCCGTCCACCAACCCGTTCGTGCGGACGCCGGGCGCGCGGCCGGAGATCTGGTTGTACGGGCTGCGCAACCCGTGGCGGTTCTCCGTCGACATCGACAACTCGCTGTGGATCGGTGACGTCGGCCAGGGCCTGGTCGAGGAGATCAACCACATCCGCCCGTGGCAGGGCGGGGCGAACCTCGGCTGGTCCTGCAAGGAGGGCACCCCGGTGTTCGACGTGGAGCAGTGCCGGCCGGGCGTGCGCTACGTGGACCCGGTCTTCGAGTACGAACACTTCCTCACCGAGAGCTGCTCGGTGATCGGCGGCGTGGTGTACCGGGGATCCCGGACCCCCGAGGCGTGGGGGACCTACATCGCCAGCGACTACTGCGCGCCCCGCGTGTACGCGGTGCGGCCCCAGCGTGACGGCAGCTACGAGACCGCGACGATCGGCAACTTCCCCACCCAGCCGACCGCGATCGGCGCCGACGTGCACGGCGAACTGTATGTGCTCAGCGACTACCCGGGCTGGCTGAGCCGGGTGCGGTTCGAGCGGGTCCCGCCGGTGCCGGGGGAGGGGGCGACGACCCGCTGA
- a CDS encoding AMP-binding protein, with amino-acid sequence MLSYTSGVSDVPLLGETIGANLERTVARFPEREALVEVATGRRWTYAQFDAAVDEIALGLLARGIEKGDRVGIWAPNCAEWVITQYATAKIGAILVNVNPAYRTHELAYVVEQSGMRLVVSAVSHKTSDYRAMLTEIGFPDVVYLGTPDWDDLAIRDGDRSALRERAATLAFDDAINIQYTSGTTGFPKGATLSHHNILNNGYFVGELINYTEHDRVCLPVPLYHCFGMVMGNLACTSHGACIVLPAPGFEPAATLAAVQQEKVTSLYGVPTMFIAELGLPDFAGYDLSSLRTGIMAGSPCPVEVMKRVVSEMHMAEVAICYGMTETSPVSTMTRPDDNLARRTETVGRTMPQLESKVVDPATGLPVERGLPGELCTRGYSVMLGYWDQPDATADAIDQARWMHTGDLATMDADGYVNIVGRIKDLVIRGGENVYPREVEEFLYTHPDITDVQVIGVPDARYGEELMAWVVLRPGAAPLTAEAIKDFCTGRLAHYKVPRYVHVVDGFPMTVTGKVRKVEMREKAVEILGLQEAAATRNA; translated from the coding sequence ATGCTGTCCTACACTTCCGGCGTCTCCGACGTCCCTCTGCTCGGTGAGACCATCGGCGCCAACCTGGAGCGTACGGTCGCCCGCTTTCCGGAGCGGGAAGCCCTGGTCGAGGTGGCCACCGGACGCCGCTGGACGTATGCGCAGTTCGACGCCGCGGTCGACGAGATCGCCCTGGGGTTGCTGGCCCGGGGCATCGAGAAGGGCGACCGGGTCGGCATCTGGGCGCCGAACTGCGCCGAGTGGGTGATCACCCAGTACGCGACCGCCAAGATCGGCGCGATCCTGGTCAACGTCAACCCGGCGTACCGTACGCATGAGCTCGCGTATGTCGTCGAGCAGTCCGGTATGCGGCTCGTCGTCAGCGCGGTGTCCCACAAGACCAGCGACTACCGGGCCATGCTGACCGAGATCGGCTTCCCGGACGTGGTCTACCTCGGCACCCCGGACTGGGACGACCTGGCGATCCGCGACGGCGACCGCAGCGCCCTGCGCGAGCGCGCCGCCACGCTCGCCTTCGACGACGCCATCAACATCCAGTACACGTCGGGGACCACCGGCTTCCCCAAAGGCGCGACCCTGTCGCACCACAACATCCTCAACAACGGCTACTTCGTCGGCGAGCTGATCAACTACACCGAGCACGACCGGGTCTGCCTGCCGGTCCCGCTGTACCACTGCTTCGGCATGGTGATGGGCAACCTGGCCTGCACCTCGCACGGCGCGTGCATCGTGTTGCCGGCGCCGGGCTTCGAGCCGGCCGCGACGCTCGCGGCGGTCCAGCAGGAGAAAGTCACCTCCCTGTACGGCGTACCGACCATGTTCATCGCCGAACTGGGCCTGCCCGACTTCGCCGGATACGACCTGTCCTCGCTGCGCACCGGGATCATGGCCGGCTCGCCGTGCCCGGTCGAGGTGATGAAACGCGTGGTCAGCGAGATGCACATGGCCGAGGTGGCGATCTGCTACGGGATGACCGAGACGTCACCGGTCTCGACCATGACGCGTCCCGACGACAACCTGGCCCGGCGCACCGAGACGGTCGGCCGGACCATGCCGCAGTTGGAGTCGAAGGTCGTCGACCCGGCGACCGGCCTGCCCGTCGAGCGCGGCCTGCCGGGGGAGCTGTGCACCCGCGGCTACTCGGTCATGCTCGGCTACTGGGATCAACCGGACGCCACCGCCGACGCGATCGACCAGGCCCGCTGGATGCACACCGGCGACCTGGCGACCATGGACGCCGACGGCTACGTCAACATCGTCGGCCGCATCAAGGACCTGGTCATCCGCGGCGGCGAGAACGTCTACCCGCGCGAGGTCGAGGAGTTCCTCTACACCCATCCGGACATCACCGACGTGCAGGTCATCGGCGTACCGGACGCTCGTTACGGCGAGGAGCTGATGGCCTGGGTGGTGCTGCGCCCCGGCGCAGCACCCTTGACCGCCGAAGCGATCAAGGATTTCTGTACGGGCAGACTGGCGCACTACAAGGTGCCGCGGTACGTGCACGTCGTCGACGGTTTCCCGATGACGGTGACCGGCAAGGTCCGCAAGGTCGAGATGCGCGAGAAGGCGGTGGAGATCCTCGGCTTGCAGGAGGCAGCCGCGACCCGCAATGCCTGA